CGAATTCCCGTCCCTTTTTTTTGAGCACCACGTGCTCACCCACCACATCAACGATGTCGGCGCGCTCCTTAACGGCGTCGATGGTGCGGGGATGTAGACGGGGCATCGCCATGTCTCCATTCTGCGAGCCCCGATGCCGTTTTGGCTGTTCAACACGATGCGCAGTGACTGTTCAACGCAATGCGCCATGGTTGGCAGGTGTCGTCGGAACAACCATGCAGGGGCTGTTAGGTGCGATACGAGGCAGCCAGTCCGCTAAGGAGTGGCGAGCCTGCGGTGCCCTGATCGCCTGTGCATTGGCGTTCAGTTTGATGACTGTTTGCGTGAAACACCTGGGAGGACGCCTGCCAGTGGCAGAAGTCGTTCTGGTGCGCTCCTTGATCAGCATTGCCATCACCCTGGCAATGTTGCGTCGTCTCAAGGTCTCGCCCTGGGGCGAGCAACGTGGGTTGTTGTTGATCCGTGGAGGATTAGGGACTGCAGCCTTGTTGTGTTTCTTTGAGGCCCTCGCTCGGCTTCCACTCGCGGCAGCAACCCTGCTGCAATACACCTACCCAACGCTGACAGCACTGGCGGCATGGCTACTTTTAGGCGAACCCATCCGACGCCGAATCGGCATCGCTGTGCTGTTAGGCCTACTGGGGGTGACGTTGGTGGTTCAGCCCGAATGGGTGGGCGGCACGATGGGAAGCCTGCCTGCCATGGCAGCTTTGATCGGCCTAGGCGGTGCGTTGCTGACGGCACTGGCCTACGTGAGTGTGCGTCAACTTTCGGTTCAAGAGCACCCACTCGTGATCGTCTTTTATTTCCCCTTGGTATCGGTTCCAGCAACCCTGCCGTTGCTCTGGGGGCAGGCCACGCTGTGGCCCAATCCAACCGAGTGGGTCTGGCTGATCGGAGTTGGGTTGTTCACGCAGATCGGACAGATCTGGTTAACCGAAGGCCTATCCGCCCTGCCCGCAGCGCGTGCCACCTCGATCAATTACGTCCAAGTGGTGTTTGCGGCACTTTGGGGCGTGCTGTTTTTTGCCGAACCGATTACCGGTGCTGTGGTGCTTGGAGCCTTATGCGTATTAGGGGCCACGCTGATCAGCCTGAGTGCCAGGACTGCTCGCAAGGCTGAAAGCTGAAACCTATCGACTGACACATCAAAGCGAATCGATCGGCAAAGGATGGGTGATCCAATCTTGTGAGGTTCCATCGCTGGAACCAACCGGTCGGGCTAAACGCCAACTTTGCCCACGTTCACCCCGCTCTAAGAACAGCTCAAAAGGACTATCTACACGCACTGAATCAGCGGGAAGGCGCCAATCGAAGCGTCCGGTGAGATGAATTCCACGTTGCTCACCAAGACGGATGGACTCCTGCTCTTCTATGCGAACACGACTCACTTCTGGCACACCCACAGGATCTAATTCAAGGGACTGGGCAATCGCTGTTTGAGTCAATTGAATTTGCAGCCCCAGCGCTTTCAGCAACACACCGCGTGGAGGTTGATCGGCTGGTCCGCAACCGGTTAATCCAAGGTTAAGAAGCAACAGCACGCAAACAACCAGCACACGTTGAACGCTGCGCTTTAGCGATCTCATCCAAACGTTCAGGCTTGGCGGGGCAGGCGGCATGAGCAGCCAATCAATGCTGACAACGATAGTTGCCAATTGAATGAATTTTGACAGCAATCCAGCAGTCAAGGAGCAAAAAATTTGCCCGAAGCGGAGGGCTGCTGAATGACGGATGCGGTATGACCTGATTACTTTTTCTTGGCAATCCGTACCAACTGAGGATTGAGAGGACAGGCCAAGGCATGAAACGGTTTGTGATGGCCTTCAAAAATCAAGCTCCCCATCGGTTGAGCATGAGCGGTATGGATTTCCATGAGTGAATGTTCCAATGCATTTGTTCTAGGAAGGCGATGAGCCAGATGCGATAGGTAGAACCGCCCATCCGTGGTGGTTATCACCCACACCCTTGTGGCGAAAGGCCGCACTGTTCGGAAAGCGGTTATGACTGCGACATCACAATGGAGTAGGCGATCGAATGAGCAAAATCGACTCATTCAATCCTTCGTTGATCGAAGGTGGTCCCGAACTCCAACATGAACGAAGCGAATCAGACGCTTGGAATCACTCAAAGATCAAGGATTAGCTGTTGACGCAGTGAACCGATAAGACGCTCGAGAGTTGCAGATTTGATCGGTTTTCATCATGAAACGATCCAATCAAGCGTCTCTAAAGCCGTGGATTCCATCTCACTGAATGATGGAAGAAGATCGCTACTGGCTGACGACCTCTGCTGATGAGGCACGCCATTCCAAGTTTCAGTGGTTTTTGCTGTGAAGGCAATGCGCCTTTACACCGATGGCAAGTGTGCTCCGCTGACGCAAACTATGGACATCGAGATCGGAGGCGCTTTGACAGACGACACTCCACCTGAGTTATCAGCAGAAGCAAGCTGACTTCAGGTCCCTGCTCCAACAGTCTCAACAAGACGTGGGTTGTTCCTTTGGTAGGCAATGCCTTGCGCGCCACGCCAATCGATACTCCATCTGCACCGTCCTAGGTGCCCTACGGAGAACACGACCCCACACCTAGAGCCCCGGCCCCAGGTGATCCTGCAGACAGTCGCTTCGCGCCAATCTTTCAGTTCACTGTTTTCGATACGAGGTTCAGTCTTCCGCGATACAGATTCACTGATTAATGGTTTGCGATATGAATAAACGAGCGAGCTAGGCCGTCTTTTCCATCTGGGAGAGGCGGCCTCTCCTTATGGAAGAAGAATGCTGATTCATTGCTGCATCAAGCCTTGTTGTCAGCATTTCAGCCACCCCGTCCTCTATCAAGCACTCAGGGTTATTGGCAATCGAAACGCCAAACTCCTCGACAAACGCGACAACCGTGGACCCAGCGAGGCTTAGGCGTATCAACTTTGGTGGTGAAGCCACCGCTTGGTTCACACGCATCAGCACCTGAATCCCTTCCGCAGTTGTTCACCACCATCAAGGCAATCCGACCGCAGACATTCGGTTTGTAGTTGTCATGCATCGATCTCTGATCGCGATTGGATGCTGCTTCATTCGAGCTGTTGCGCTGCTGCGTATGAGCTCGCATATACATCTTGGTGACCATGCCGATTGCCTCCCTTCAGTTCAACGATGACAAGCAGAATCTCTTCGAAAACTTCCCATCACTGAAGTTTGAACGGCTCAGCAATGGGTGTGTATCGCTACAAACAAAAGCAGGGAGATCCAAGATGCTTTGCCCAGCGGCGTCGAGCTGCTGACACAAGGGAGAACGCGAGCGGCCTGAGAAACCGCTCGTTTTTTTGGTCCGTGATCAACAACTACGACTGGTTGACTGAATCCAGCCAATGAAGTGATCTTCACCTTCCGGGCATCTCAGAATCGTCGGACAAAAGAAAACCCCGCCAAAGGCAGGGTTTCTCGGCTTCTCGTAGGGCGTGTTGCCTTGTTTCCACTCCGTGAAGAAGCCCTCCTCACACGACCATTCTGCGTCTGGACTGGCACTGTGCCAGTAATCACCAACACTAAAGCGATTGTCACACCGTTTCCAAGTGAACTGGTCCAGCCAACTCCCGACAACACATTGACTGTTCAACCCAGCTGCAAATGGATGGGTTGTCGGCCTGGATGTCATGGATAGGGTCGGACTGCTGACTGAAAGAGCTGAGCGAAGGAGTGGAAGAGGTTGCAATCACGAGGACTCAGCTTTATTCACGCAACTCACTCATTCGTCACAGCTATTGAGAACTTTTCTCACCTGCCGTGACGGCGTTTGGCAAAGAATGGTCGAGTGACTCTTTGGACGGGGTCGACAGTCCCACAATCAATCAACTTCTTGCGATTTAGAAGCCCGCAAGAAGTTGAGGGACATTGCCTTGCTCTCAAATGCTTTCCAGGGCTTTGAGCGTGACGCTCCTGAAGTCAGGGCATGAGGCGAAGGCTCTATCCATTCCACATAGACAGGAACATTGGAAGAACGATCGGACTCCATCATCCCTGAGACAAGGCCAAGAATGAACCAGCCTTCACCGTCACAAAGGGACTATTGACATTTTTCAAAGGCAGATCCGAATTTTCTTTCAACAACAACTCCATCAACACGGACAACTGATGTTTCATAAAGATCGCAGGTTTTCTTTTTGAAATCAGACATTTCGTCAGGATCGAAAACAACAGCATTTGCATATCCTCTTTTTTTCATTGTCTTCTTCACGCAATCCTTATCCCAGAGCTGAGCTTTTTTCTCCCAGCGGCCTGCATTCCCAAGACGAGAATAAACCTCAGTGCCCTCAATAACACAATTATCCTTCACATCAGCCCATTGCTTAAACGTCA
The Synechococcus sp. CC9311 DNA segment above includes these coding regions:
- a CDS encoding DMT family transporter encodes the protein MQGLLGAIRGSQSAKEWRACGALIACALAFSLMTVCVKHLGGRLPVAEVVLVRSLISIAITLAMLRRLKVSPWGEQRGLLLIRGGLGTAALLCFFEALARLPLAAATLLQYTYPTLTALAAWLLLGEPIRRRIGIAVLLGLLGVTLVVQPEWVGGTMGSLPAMAALIGLGGALLTALAYVSVRQLSVQEHPLVIVFYFPLVSVPATLPLLWGQATLWPNPTEWVWLIGVGLFTQIGQIWLTEGLSALPAARATSINYVQVVFAALWGVLFFAEPITGAVVLGALCVLGATLISLSARTARKAES